The following DNA comes from Ricinus communis isolate WT05 ecotype wild-type chromosome 10, ASM1957865v1, whole genome shotgun sequence.
tttctaatagcTTTTAGTGCTGGAATAATATATTCCAATCTTTTcggattttattttgaaaattaacttttaatataattaatttatagagTGGATTGGTAAAggtctattttaaatttagattaaaacTGGAAATTAGAGATTGCATtgattatcaatattattgGTATTTtctcaagaaaagaaaaaaaaaatgattgaaTTTAATGGATTATCAATAATTTGTCGTTATTCGAAAGCCTAGCGACGGTAAATATTATATGGATCCCTTGTCATCTACCGGGACCACTACATACTTTCCCATCATATATCCATTGCCATAACGACCCTAATATTCATATCCGAATATCATTTGCAAGCCGGGACCTCATGCTCACACACTTTCCACCACCTTATCCAACCCATCACAacattcattatatatatatacatacatttaaatttagatatagttttagaatttttttatcaataaattatatttttaattaaatgataattcttagttaaaaaaattaaattatacttttaatattatataaataattattcatttttaataatacaGTAATTTCTATgtctaaaaatagtaatatcaagtatatttatagtattaatttatataatactaaaaattgattaataaggttttgaaagataatttttgtattatagcactaaaaaatttctaaaatactaaaaaaatacttaacaatatttagtttattgttattttttaattttaaagagaataatagaaagtattagaaattttatcggtaaatttaatttataatcaaaataataataatggacGTGTAACTCGCGAATAAacaactaatatatattaaattttaatattaatttttttgacatgtgtatttattttagacaCATGGAGTccaaatttatatgtaaattttataatttttttctattaatttattaagtgatgagttatattcttaattaaacaGTGATTTTAATTCTAGATAATGGAGAtgaaaaacatgaaagttAAATAGAGTTCGAATAAGCTCGTCTTGGATTTTGGATCATTTGCATTTGGGTCTTCGGATTTTGCTAGTTTCGAATTCGGATTGGTCGAGTTTGGGTTGGGCAAGTTTCAACTCTTTCTAGtcctatttcttttttagattCATATCATTATGGAATCGGATAAAATCTATTTTGGATTGCCTTAGAATTTAGGTGGGGTTTCAAATAAACTTATcagattcaaattaaattttcgaTTAacttatatgattttattttttgatctcataaattttatccaataaaattttatatatttaactttttaagattttctaattaaaaatttgaagttCAAGTTTTCTATATTAATGATGGACCATCTTTTACCTCATATCTGCATAGTTGTATCTTTGATGAATTATCGTTTtcgttttctttaatttttttaaaaattaaattataattataaactttattagttttaaaaataattaacttaatttcttAGTTTACTCACAAAAGTGTTTCCATaggtaaattaaaaaaatttaaattcaaactaGTGTAAGTgtcaaaaaagaatatttagtGAATTTTTCATTATCAACTAAGTTGCATAGTTAGGTCACACTAGTATTAGCCTGCATTAATGCTTTCCAACACCCATCTAACTTCTCTCTTACAAAGATGTTCGGGCGAGGGAATAGTTTATGAACAGCAGCACCACCTGTATTACACTAAATCATtacataaaatctttttaatgtttatggCAAATGTGTTAGGAAAAACTATTGGATTGAATGATTATACATTTTaacactaaaataataaaaattaataaatatttaacttattataattaactGATATATGCTATATTTGGTGCACATTGGTATTTGAGTGTAATCATTGTATTATTCAGGTGCCTTTTGACAATTTATGGGATAACCTTTGGAGGTCATATTAGAAGCATAAACGAGAATATATGCTGCCAACAAAGTTATaataatcaaaagaaaatcagtAACATAGTGTCCAAGTCTTAATTTGActatgaaatataaatattacttaaCTGTATTAAACTTGAACtgttattcatattttaatcaCTGCATGCATACCTTTTTacgataaatatttatttagattttttatatatctatacATCAAATCGGAcagataattgatatatatttattaattttaaataatagaaggCGTGTCACTCATCTAttgtatactttttttttttattgtgatatatatatcaaattttggTAATcttgaaatagaaataaaaaagaaaaaaaaaaaatatatatatatagagagagagagagaggtacCAGATAATGCATCAAGCAAGGTAGATTTGCCAGAGCCAGAAGGACCCATAATCGCCATAACCCGACCAGGCAAGGCATACCCACTTAGCCCGTGCAGCAACTTATTCTTGTTTGCTGATGATCCTCTCATCATGCTCCAGTAGGATTGATTCACCATCACTGATACATCTTCCCACACcaaagctttcattttttcaTGATTCGATCCCATTACTCCCATCTCTAACTCATCTCCAAAACCCTCaccttcttttgttttcataTCCATGGCTATGTCTTACTGCGCACAGGCCACAGCTATAAGTAGCTACCCAGTTGTGTGAGTGCAATGTCTGCTcttcttaattatttgtgGCCCATGTCAAAACACgtcaaagaagaaaatatttattgggTGTCCATGCACTCTTGCAATGCATCAATTGAATTTAATGACATGGTGGGACAATCCCAATACTACTTTAAATATCTATAGACAAAAACCTGACCACTGATTGTGAAAttgacaagaaaaagaaaaagaaaaacatgcaATTCATCCACATTTGCagatatgaattaataaaaatgtaatataattaattacgtaatataataaaaattataatataatgtaatataagaattattttattactctttttcgttacaataataaatataatatattaaaatttttaatatatagtttatatataatatttagtgtaaaaataaaatgttaaagtAAGGTATTTAAGAATCTATTAaggttattaattatttaaaatatttatggtGGATGAAATTCGATCACTGATTGATTAGTTGCTGGAATCCAGTCATTAATAGTTGAAATTCCGTCAGAGACACCTGATGTCCGGTCCCCAGCCAGTAGCCGCATAATGATGCTAATAAGTGGTTGATGATGGTCGGAGATGCTGTACTTATAtgttaagagaaaaaataaaagagcaaacaaaatataacgatttaataaataaaaataattatatatattttcttaagcgttaaattaaaaaataattaattacatgatatatttactattatattacatcaaatatttttcattattatacaaaataatgaagcatgtaaatatattgttattccattatttacttcattatattttatcaaacatattCTTATATTGTCGGGGgaatttagttattatttgtaaactagaaaatgaaaaaaaaaatattattttgatgagggaatatttgaattattaattcCCCCTAAATGTGTCCaaagtaataaatttaaataaaggtaatttctttttgaagggGTAAAAAAATTTAGCGGTGGCAAAGTAGGattcaaatatgaaaattCAATTCGACTGGCCTAAATTTAACTTGTCTGCAGTTGAATTATATTAACATAGTATTTGGTTGCaatctataatatttatgaaatttattatgaatctaaaatttatatgttttaaatagagtgaaagttaatttagtattctgcataatcaaatttatgtgAAATTGGTTATtgctaaactaaattctaatataataGGTAAAATTTCcaaatgaatttcatattagtAAGTCAATACATTCTATAAcactaaaatatctctttcaactttattatttctattttattttctctcaatACTTTTTTCCCAAATGAATCGAATTCTTTTATGGGTTTTAACCCAACAAAGCATAAAAGCTAATGATTTTGAAGTCAAAATGATCTAGAATTAATACCACCCAAAACCTAAAATGATGAAGATCTAAAGCGACgtagaaaaaaaatggcttaCGATATTGACTTAATGAAGATAGCTTAAAATTGTAGGCACAATAGGAAAGACACCtctacttttatatataccTATAAAtagtcaattttttaattgaatttttttctaCTCTACTTTAATTTGAACTTTTACTCTTAAGAAAATGGTATCTACAAATATGACAAAAGAACTCAATTTAAGTACTTTTCAAAATCGTATAAAAAGGTAAAacagtttcttttttatataacatGCTAGAAAAGATTTCAATGtaaataaacttataaaatGGACATcccattaattaatcaatacaaATTTATATCACAAATAACTAgggaataaattaataatcacaTAAAAAACAATAGAGATAACAATAATCTTTTAGAATTCTCATTCCTAATTATCTTTTGTTATCTTCTTCAATTGAAGAACACTATGAATTAAGAAATAACACCATGTATGATATTTTTCATGAACTATTCGGATATAGTAAAGATGAACACTTTAAATAGATCAAGTTAACACTTTAAATTTTCtaccaaagaaaaataaaaaaggaaaaatcaacttaaataaatgaatgaaaatcACTTACCTtatgaaaatagaataaacattaattaaagaaagaagaaaagttaaattttaattagaaaaaaaaggtaattgtgtcaaataataaaaaataagaaaatactaTATTATCCCTATTATCCACATTTATTGTGGATCAACTTGATCCCTTACGCATTTTCCTTATGTTAATATTGGACAAAACTAATTTCACATTGATATATAGTATAACTTATTATGTGTAGCATATGTATTGGTTGTATTTAATGCTAGATGCTCAATAGTAACaagtaatcaaattaataaaaatactatatttaataAGTGATATCACGTGTCTTTATGCGACTGACTTTAATGCGACTGACTTTACTTAGAGATAACATGATAGACTAAATCTAGTAATATTTTTCCGAATCAGTTAATATAACATTTGACTTCTCTTATCTTGTTAGATTTTCACTTTATTGTATCTTAAATTTCTCAAGAcctttgtcttttttttgtttaaataattaagtatcaaaatatattaatattaagatgtaattttaaatttttaaatttttaacttcagCATCgcattttaatattgatttcaaaagaACTGAGCCAAAATTTCCATtgctaaaatattattgtttaaatatataaaactaataaaactccaaaattagaaaatgaagaaaaaattaattttacatactTAAACGataatattctaataatttgATGAGTCAACAACTCTAATGTCGATTcagttcttttttattgtcaCTGAAATCTTACATAATATCAGCAAAtctaattgataattttattaaaaactaaaattgaaaCCAACACTAAAATGTGGTgttgaaattaaaagatttaaatattacatactagatttgataataagcacaaaataaagaataaaagcaGTACAAAAGTTAatgttgaaaagaaaattaaaaattgaagatCTTGTTGAGTAACAAAGAGCATAGGAGGAGCAGTAtgtacaaatttaattttgcagttaattataaattttaacaattacTATAGCTTATATTGTTGTGAttataaatctattttctcttttattggAGATGTATTTTGCACTGTTGCTTGAGTAATGAATGTGATATCCATTATTGTTGAAGAAAGTAAAAGGGGAACAAAAAGGAGAAGAGGTAGGTTAGCTTGGTGGGGATGATCAATATGGCTATTAATATAACCCTTCTTCTACACTTCTCCGGCCAAACAATTTCCCCTCCATTTACCGGCTAATAAATGCAGGCCAAACGCCCATATATGACCCATCTTTTTTCCGGGGACAACATTGAAgcttgattattattattttttttcccaaGTAACAAGAAGAAATTACATGACTtacttttttcattatttattttttacctcgtgttttaaaattttatttatttaactttctttttatgtttttcgaatatttcttttatttatatatgcttTTTGCATGgttcttcttttttacttttatacgtatttttgaactttttttttagttttgtatgctttttggacattttttttttatttctatacgTTTTTggagtatttttataattttatatgataattttattttttaaaacttttatatgcattttatgctaatctatataatatatttaagagtatattatatactcaaatatattcataatatatttCGATGATActctttataaattatacacCATAATATACTTAAAGTTTTCAATTATGCAGTTTTGAAAGTTATTGTATTTTGGTATAAGAATGCCCGTATGTCAATATTTACATACCTCGTATTCTTTTTTCAATGTTTATTATAGTCtaaaagaattagatattgtatccataattttcttaattatgtCACTTCCGACTCCATTTATGAAATTGATTTctatgcataaaaaataatgagctgatataaataattaatttcttaattaaatttcttctactctactttaatttaaatttttactcttAATAGAATGGTATCTACaaatatgacaaaaaaaatcaattaatgtATTTTTCAAAATCGTATAATaaggtaaaaaaaatttttttttctaaaatatactAGAAaagatttgaataaaattaaacttataaaatGGACATcccattaattaatcaatacaaATTTTCACAAATAACTAGAGAATAAATTCCTTACCACATAAAAAACAATAGAGATAACAATAAcctatataatattcatttatatagaaaaaatatacatttaaaTTCTTTACATACCTCGTGTTTCCCAATATCTattataatgaaaaagaatagaTATTATATccatatttatatagaaaaaatagaaaataaaattctgtaagaattatatgaaaactcattttatatttagtatatattgtttattatatattttttagatacaagtataaattcaattattttttaattacattaaattaaactgtataaattcaatattttcatATAGATAGTATATTTCACTgacatatcattttttttatgaaactCTATTTTTCACTAATCTCATTTTTATcactttaaattaaaaatttggttTCTGCAAGTTATAACttgcataaaatatttttttatatgtcaattataataatataatatattttttttttcaggttgGTCCATTACCACAAGAAATAGTAGTCTCAATTTGCtaactttttgtttttgtttttgtatttgattGTTGGCCATGCTCAAATCAATTTGACTATTTTTAGAAACCTAATCATATATATTGGTTTTTAAATTCACGGTGCGATTAACTGAATTTTTCggtttttctaaaagaatttgtaatatcttagaattctttttcttcaattagtcaataaattaatataattaatttatttctttttaaaattagacttgcttttaataagatttttgttattaattaatacattaaatatgtttaaatcGAAACTGTTGGTTTGGTTAACTTATTTTATCGGTTtgattttttgattttaaacCGATTTTTCAgtttgattgatttttttatcactCCTAGTATTGAGTATCTAAGTTGTGTGAATACTAAAATAAGACtacttttcctttctttttttttttaataatatacttATTGATTTTCGTAGTTAGGATGAAAAGGACATCAttggttaaagaaaaaaacgaTGTCACACCCACACAATACTGTAacagttaataaataataaataataggaCCCATAAGTTGATATAAAGTGAGAAGAGATTAATAAGGGTGATTAGGTGTATCGCATGTTTTAAATGCATAAGGTTTTTCtatatagtattttatataatatggtggggttagtcttttataaaaaaagaatatagatTGGAATATATAAAGACCCACGCATGGAAAATGAAGTAAATAGTGTTTGAAAACAAATGTATACAAACAATAACTTTTAGAGGGGTGATCTAAATAATAAGTAAGAGCAAAGAGGGCATATGGTTTTTGACATAGTTGTTGGATAGCAGTTCATAGCTTTTTAGTTGTTAgaacattaattattttgaagatgtttcacttcttattttttaaacaaactaactttttaattattttataatattatctatattttttttaattttaatttgtattatccaaaataataatagaaaggTTTGAGTTGTTCAGTCTTTTTTCTGTCTTTTACAAAAACAGTAAAAGAAAGTTAAGTCATATCTggtatcttttaaaaatactattttctaaaataattgaaaaagataatttcatttttttctttataaaactaaaataacaaatgatacaatatttaatatctttacgtattaatataaaaaatattattttataaaaaaatttgatatatattttatatctattataaaattaacatgttttatcaaagttataacattatattatattttattgaaaataaaattttaattccaTATCTATAtctataattgaatattttatcGCCAACacctaatattaatttattaaaaatttaatatcaattaattatcaGCCTAACTAAACAAGTGGTCAAAAGTAAGAAGCTCTCAAGTATCTAAATCATGAGAGTTATAAAATGAGCAACAATCGTATCttttaagaaatgaaaagatatCTATATTAGTAATGAGCGAACACGAGCCATTGACCATTGTGCACGTGAGAAGATTGTTTATATGGATTTAAAAATTGTTGTGAGTTAATTATAACGTGCCACGTGTTTAGCAcgtgaaatatataaaaaatttagagttatcgattatttttaaaatttatattgaatattattgatttaagaaaatttaaatatttacggTTTctgacattttaattttgataaatttagctaaaattgaaaatgtttTAACAAATCTAGGCGAAAGCCAATGTTGATAAATCTAGATTGAGCTGCCCGTTTTCATGTTAGTCCCTCCATTTGGGCATATGCTCCTGAGTTCTTAGGTGATTTGCTTGTAAATGTGGATGCTGGTTAATGAATTTCATTAGTtgatttcagaaaaaaaaaaaaattataaaaggtTTATAAgacttgaataaaattatttatttatttatttttaaataatcattaaaatactttttattataaaaattatgcttttaaAGATCACTATTTCAATGCTCTAATACTAATGAGTAAATCCAGCAAAATAAGTAAGTTTATAAACTATttagaaaacaataatataacaacaaaaatatagCACTCACCAtacatcaaaataatatttttttttatttgcttttattttagatagttttgaattcaaaattatcaataaaacatTCATGTCaacattaataatttcttgtCTGAATTCTTACTATAGACTAAGCATCAAGGAATGGGAGATCTCAAACCCTCTTGAGAAGATAATGGATGGAGAGAATGGTGGTGTCTCTTGGAGGAAGAAAGTCCATTATGCCTTGCTCCATAAACTCTATTGGCAAGGGATTTAAGAGTTCTTCTTGTATGGACTCTTGGAAGTAGTGACATAACTCTACTCTTGTACTTGAGTATCATGTAAAAGAGTATTCTGTGAGCAAATAATATAAACGTAAGTACAGTTAAGTCCAACCACTTTGAGTAACCCATAGGAACTCCAAACAATGTCTGCAAAATTATTTCTCCCTTCATCTTTGATTTCCCTGGAATCAGAGAATCAAACTCCAGCCCGGCCATATCATTCTTGTATTGACcctacaattttatttttttttatatataaacaaaattagttatttatagttttatcaatattagtatattatgttaattatctatatatttttatttatacattaaaCTGATAGatgagtaatatatatttattagtgttaaataaTTAGAGCATTGATGGTTATTTAACTCTGGTTGGTAAGTTTATTACAGTCTGGTAAGTAAACTTTACCCTAATCACTTGATTCATGATTGAATATACCTGGACTGCCCATGTTACAAAACTGATATAGGACATTGGATAGCGCCAGAATATTTTTGGGAGGTCTTCCAAGGGTCGAGAGACCTCTGATGCCATCATCATGAACACCTGcattagaaaaagaagaaaagaatttatgtaattagtagaataaaatatatcttttacttTATAAACTAACAATTCAAAATTGAGGCACAAGTTGTGTCATGAGAATGTCACTTACAATTGCACCAGTTCCAGTTCCTATACCCATCAAGACATTAGGCACCAGTGAGGCAACAACCATCATGCAACTCTCTATAACAGAAACACAGCAGAACAGATTCATACAGAAAAATGCATAATGAGAGAATCCTGAACGAAATTTCACCATAAAATAGATTGCTGTTCCGGATAAGATAGATATAAGGATCAAGTAAGGAAATGATGAGATGAAGTTGGAGAGTACAAACACAGCCTCTCCGTAGTGCCCATTAGACCTTTCTCTACGAGAAACCTGATTCCAGTAAATTCTGTCAATCTTATTACACATTGCTTTTAGCAACTATTGCTATAGAATTGATTAAGTAAGAGGGAGTCTAGTTACTGACCTTCATTTCTTCAATGAAAAATGGTAGGCCTCCATTGGACAAGCAGATCATGAAACCATAAATGAAACCTGTCAGTTTAACTCTTGGCAGGATTGCACCATCATCTTTTCCCATGTCGAAATAGAGGGTGCCAATACATATTGCAACCAAGACATATAAAACAATCCTTAGCCAATAGTAACCCATGTCCCTATACATGTTTACAAAAGACCGATCAGTTAATCTCCAAAGCTGCTTCCATTGGCTAGCACTGCTTCCCTTCTTTGATTCAATAACAGATCCTCCCTGCAATGTTCagaatatcataaaacaatCGAGTTATTATaagtgatatatatatatacacttatTGACAcgtatttaaatattgaatacTAATAAGTATGTATATACTTATTTATGGATTTAATTTATAGGAGGAATACATACACGAACTTTTCATAATACATACCATCATCGCGATTTCTtgaattcttcttcttgtatAGTTTGAAAGTTCAGAGCAATTGTACTTGTCAATAAGGATTGCTCTGATTTCTGTTGCTCTCATATTCAATGAATAACTAGTTGACTCTGAGTTTCCCTGTaggaatcaataaaaaaaaaaaaaaaaaaaactatatcgCAGAATTTATTATGCACTGTAGCAACTGTTTTGCTATTAACAAAATGAGTAGAATTAGCCAAGTCCAGGGCCAACTAGTATACAGAATCACTAACGAACATCACACTATGAACTTACACAAAGATTTTGAGAACGCAATAGAACTTCATTTATGATGTCAAAATCCAAACTGATACACCTAAGGAAGTGATCTGAAGGATTTCTTCTTGTCGGACAAGGGAATCCGGCTTCTGCAAAAAACTATTTCACTAAATTGTATAAATACCACTTCTTTGAACACTTTCAATCACCAAAACCGTATATAAAACATACAAAAATGatacatatttaatatacCTTTATTGCCATTTTTGCTTCTCCAAAGTAAACAGTTTCTCCATTTGAGAGAAGAAGTAGATCATCAAACATATTAAAGATATCACTGCTTGGCTGGTGAATTGAGCAGAGTACAATCTTCCCATCACAGGCAATGTTTCTTAGTGATAGAATAACAAAGAAAGCAGAAGCACTATCTAGCCCAGTAGTGGGTTCatcaagaaataatatatgtgGATGTGTTAGAATTTCAATGGCAATACTTAATCTCTTCTTTTCACCATTGCTTATACCCCTCAAATGCCAGTTTCCAATTTTTGTATTGGCGCATTCTTCAAGACCCATCTCTTGAATTGTGTTTTCAACAACATTATCTATCTCTTCTTTGCTCATTGTACCAGGAAACCTCATATGAGCTGAGTATGCTATAGTTTCTCTAACTGTGAGAGTTCCTAAGAAAAGATCTTCTTGAGTAACATATGACTGCACAAGATTGAGAATAGCAAAACGAAAAGAAATAAGTCAATTGATAAACATATTAGTTCTAAAAGTTCATAAGAATGGTtgagatttgcaccattagtaCTTGTGGATGATGAACTTCAACTAATTTGCacaagttaattaatttctactcCTTTGGTTGGTTTGTAACTTTGATTGTTAAAAGTTATTCTATGAGTACGGAATTTAGtaacttcttttttatcatttaaaggTGGTAATCCAATAAAAAGGTTGATAAAGCTAGCGAGTTTTATACCTATTTCAAATGGCAAGTTCATTTTGTTCTTAAGAGAAAACTTTAGGATTCAATTTCTCtctacttttataataaatatgaaaagaaaatgattatttGTATTATAGCTTAATCAAGGGTTCTGCTAGAGTACTATTGTAGCATCCACCATTATaagtctattttttttatttataggctattaattaatattattttaaataatttatttattttatatattcttctGCTAATATAGATTGTCagcaaatttatatataatttttaattatttatacgagttaaaattttatagttaaatcTTATAGTTGTCAAATACTactaataaatagataaaaaatttaataaataaaaataaatatttaattgattaataattaaatgttgtatataattgactaatctagtatttaattatgctaataaattattaaaattaaaataatattaatatttataaatttatatagtaCCGTACACCTATAGCACATTAGAATGACTCATTAATTAAATCACTCcacaatat
Coding sequences within:
- the LOC8279946 gene encoding ABC transporter G family member 15 isoform X1, with amino-acid sequence MYLVWQNLSVELSNAGNGSSSNNNEKLLLRELTGFAEPGRIMAVMGPSGSGKSTLLDALAGRLAENVKMTGQVLINGRKRDIGCRDISYVTQEDLFLGTLTVRETIAYSAHMRFPGTMSKEEIDNVVENTIQEMGLEECANTKIGNWHLRGISNGEKKRLSIAIEILTHPHILFLDEPTTGLDSASAFFVILSLRNIACDGKIVLCSIHQPSSDIFNMFDDLLLLSNGETVYFGEAKMAIKFFAEAGFPCPTRRNPSDHFLRCISLDFDIINEVLLRSQNLCGNSESTSYSLNMRATEIRAILIDKYNCSELSNYTRRRIQEIAMMGGSVIESKKGSSASQWKQLWRLTDRSFVNMYRDMGYYWLRIVLYVLVAICIGTLYFDMGKDDGAILPRVKLTGFIYGFMICLSNGGLPFFIEEMKVSRRERSNGHYGEAVFVLSNFISSFPYLILISILSGTAIYFMVKFRSGFSHYAFFCMNLFCCVSVIESCMMVVASLVPNVLMGIGTGTGAIVFMMMASEVSRPLEDLPKIFWRYPMSYISFVTWAVQGQYKNDMAGLEFDSLIPGKSKMKGEIILQTLFGVPMGYSKWLDLTVLTFILFAHRILFYMILKYKSRVMSLLPRVHTRRTLKSLANRVYGARHNGLSSSKRHHHSLHPLSSQEGLRSPIP
- the LOC8279946 gene encoding ABC transporter G family member 15 isoform X2 yields the protein MYLVWQNLSVELSNAGNGSSSNNNEKLLLRELTGFAEPGRIMAVMGPSGSGKSTLLDALAGRLAENVKMTGQVLINGRKRDIGCRDISYVTQEDLFLGTLTVRETIAYSAHMRFPGTMSKEEIDNVVENTIQEMGLEECANTKIGNWHLRGISNGEKKRLSIAIEILTHPHILFLDEPTTGLDSASAFFVILSLRNIACDGKIVLCSIHQPSSDIFNMFDDLLLLSNGETVYFGEAKMAIKFFAEAGFPCPTRRNPSDHFLRCISLDFDIINEVLLRSQNLCGNSESTSYSLNMRATEIRAILIDKYNCSELSNYTRRRIQEIAMMGGSVIESKKGSSASQWKQLWRLTDRSFVNMYRDMGYYWLRIVLYVLVAICIGTLYFDMGKDDGAILPRVKLTGFIYGFMICLSNGGLPFFIEEMKVSRRERSNGHYGEAVFVLSNFISSFPYLILISILSGTAIYFMVKFRSGFSHYAFFCMNLFCCVSVIESCMMVVASLVPNVLMGIGTGTGAIVFMMMASEVSRPLEDLPKIFWRYPMSYISFVTWAVQNTLLHDTQVQE